One segment of Thermococcus profundus DNA contains the following:
- a CDS encoding ABC transporter substrate-binding protein: MRALPKSGILSLLLVALVVFSVVASGCIGGGGGGNTTSSPSKTTSSSSGKTTTQSPKLSGKIVFAVGGAPNEIEYWKGVIAAFEKKYPGVKVELKRQATDTDQRRLDLVNALRAKSSDPDVFLMDVAWLGQFISSGWLEPLDSYVQKDNYDLSVFFQSVVNLADKQNGKLWALPVYVDAGLLYYRKDLLQKYGYDNPPETWDQLVDMAQKIQQGERGSNSNFWGFVWQGKQYEGLVCDFVEYVYSNGGELGHFENGKWVPTLNKPENVQALQFMVDLIHKYKISPPNTYTEMTEEPVRLTFQQGNAAFERNWPYAWGLHNANDSPVRGKVGISPLPHFPGHKSAATLGGWHIGISRYSDNKELAWAFVKFVESYEQQKGFAIHLGWNPGRTDVYNDQDVLKAAPHLKNLRSVFENAVPRPIVPYYPQLSQIIQKYVNAALAGSMSPQDALDQAQKEAGDLVKQYS; the protein is encoded by the coding sequence ATGAGGGCACTCCCGAAAAGCGGTATATTGAGTCTGCTTTTGGTGGCTTTGGTTGTTTTTTCAGTAGTGGCTAGCGGCTGTATTGGCGGTGGAGGAGGTGGAAACACCACCTCAAGCCCAAGCAAAACCACTAGTTCGAGTTCGGGTAAGACTACCACCCAGTCCCCCAAGCTCAGCGGTAAGATAGTCTTCGCCGTTGGAGGCGCTCCCAACGAGATAGAGTACTGGAAGGGAGTTATAGCGGCCTTTGAGAAGAAGTATCCAGGTGTTAAGGTCGAGCTCAAGAGGCAGGCCACGGACACCGACCAGAGGAGGCTCGACCTCGTGAACGCCCTCAGGGCAAAGTCAAGCGACCCCGACGTTTTCCTGATGGACGTTGCCTGGCTTGGACAGTTCATCTCCTCCGGCTGGCTTGAACCCCTCGATTCCTACGTCCAGAAGGACAACTACGACCTGAGCGTCTTCTTCCAGAGCGTCGTCAACCTTGCCGACAAGCAGAACGGCAAGCTCTGGGCCCTCCCTGTCTACGTTGACGCCGGCCTTCTGTACTATAGGAAGGATCTCCTCCAGAAGTACGGCTATGACAACCCGCCTGAGACCTGGGACCAGCTCGTTGACATGGCCCAGAAGATCCAGCAGGGGGAGAGGGGAAGCAACTCCAACTTCTGGGGCTTCGTCTGGCAGGGCAAGCAGTACGAGGGCCTCGTCTGCGACTTCGTTGAGTACGTTTACAGCAACGGCGGTGAGCTTGGACACTTTGAGAACGGAAAGTGGGTTCCGACCCTGAACAAGCCCGAGAACGTCCAGGCGCTCCAGTTCATGGTTGATCTGATCCACAAGTACAAGATCTCCCCGCCCAACACCTACACCGAGATGACAGAGGAACCCGTCAGGCTCACCTTCCAGCAGGGCAACGCCGCCTTTGAGAGGAACTGGCCCTACGCCTGGGGCCTCCACAACGCCAACGACTCTCCTGTTAGGGGTAAGGTTGGAATCTCGCCGCTCCCGCACTTCCCAGGGCACAAGAGCGCGGCCACCCTTGGTGGCTGGCACATTGGAATAAGCAGGTACTCGGACAACAAGGAGCTCGCTTGGGCCTTCGTTAAGTTCGTCGAGAGCTATGAACAGCAGAAGGGCTTTGCGATACACCTCGGCTGGAACCCGGGAAGAACCGACGTCTACAACGATCAGGATGTCCTCAAGGCGGCCCCGCACCTGAAGAACCTGAGGAGCGTCTTTGAGAACGCGGTACCGAGGCCGATAGTTCCATACTACCCGCAGCTCAGCCAGATCATACAGAAGTACGTGAACGCGGCCTTAGCTGGAAGCATGAGCCCGCAGGATGCCCTTGACCAGGCCCAGAAAGAGGCGGGGGATCTCGTGAAGCAGTACAGCTGA
- the trmBL1 gene encoding HTH-type sugar sensing transcriptional regulator TrmBL1: protein MREEEIIEKLQKLGLTKYESLAYITLLKLGPSKATDITKESGIPHTRVYDVLSSLHRKGFVDVMQGSPRLYKPVNPEVVLEKMKDEIVQDIESLKAAFLDLYREVHGEELPEIWTIQGFDNTLERAEYVIRSAKHEVLINTPFEFLNLLKKEIKGRKDVVFVIVSNFDDVPEWLNGDNIILARSGGAPWLMASWIIGDIDYALFFGALPQDKRREKFYSFWAKSPRIIQNYMHWFYTIYFDNSEVIKPLGYEELPKPLSLVNIRTLITVLKFAGLPRKAEIAGRMIDTKEPVTLDGDIVDYEYTPLTANVTFKYNGKELKVGGIGSYFEDVEGEKFILLD, encoded by the coding sequence ATGAGGGAAGAGGAGATCATAGAAAAACTTCAAAAGCTCGGGCTCACGAAGTACGAGAGCTTGGCATACATAACGCTTCTCAAGCTCGGGCCGAGCAAGGCCACGGATATAACCAAGGAGAGCGGCATTCCCCACACCAGGGTTTACGACGTTCTGAGCTCCCTCCACAGGAAGGGCTTCGTCGATGTTATGCAGGGCTCCCCGAGGCTGTACAAACCCGTCAACCCCGAGGTTGTTCTGGAGAAGATGAAGGATGAGATAGTTCAGGACATAGAGAGCCTCAAAGCGGCTTTCCTTGACCTCTACCGTGAGGTTCACGGGGAGGAGCTTCCGGAGATATGGACGATTCAGGGCTTTGACAACACCCTCGAGAGGGCGGAGTACGTCATAAGGAGCGCCAAGCATGAGGTTTTAATAAACACGCCGTTTGAATTCCTCAATCTCCTGAAGAAGGAGATAAAGGGCAGGAAGGATGTTGTCTTCGTCATAGTGAGCAACTTCGATGACGTTCCAGAATGGCTCAACGGTGACAACATAATACTCGCTAGGAGCGGGGGCGCCCCCTGGCTCATGGCCAGCTGGATAATCGGGGACATAGACTACGCGCTCTTCTTCGGTGCACTCCCACAGGACAAAAGGAGGGAGAAGTTCTATTCATTCTGGGCCAAGAGCCCCAGGATAATCCAGAACTATATGCACTGGTTCTACACGATATACTTTGACAACAGCGAGGTCATAAAACCCCTCGGCTATGAAGAGCTCCCCAAACCTCTGTCCCTAGTCAACATAAGAACCCTGATCACGGTGCTCAAGTTTGCGGGCCTGCCGAGGAAGGCCGAGATAGCCGGCAGGATGATCGACACCAAGGAGCCCGTGACGCTCGATGGGGATATAGTTGACTACGAGTACACGCCGCTCACCGCCAACGTTACCTTCAAGTACAACGGAAAAGAACTGAAGGTCGGCGGTATAGGAAGCTACTTCGAGGACGTTGAGGGGGAGAAGTTCATCCTCCTCGACTGA
- a CDS encoding glycoside hydrolase family 13 protein, whose translation MAEIAGEEDVFHRSSLLYLYRFGGRIHAILRAKAGFIKSASFVLEKPKRLKIPMVRKAEGVPFDYFEAVVHGIEGELEYRFIIDKASGSEELGPFTSYARELEAPNWPLESVFYQIMPDRFAGGFEKSNLTPGERFHGGDLVGLRNRIDHLRDLGINALYLTPIFESMTYHGYDIIDYHSVAERLGGDKAFGELLASLNGAGIRLVLDGVFHHTSFFHPWFQDLIKNGEKSRYKDFYRVTGFPVVSDEFMETLLSDEPWVEKYTKLKKLGWNYESFFSVWLMPRLNHENPEVKKFVTEVMNYWIERGADGWRLDVAHGVPPDFWGEIRKGLPREAYLFGEVMDDSRLYLFDKFHGVMNYALYDAVLRFFVFEEITAEEFLNELELISAHYGPAEHYAYNFLDNHDTERFIDLVGGDKRRYLCALTFLLTYKGIPSIFYGDEIGLGGSGEGMGAGRTPMPWDRSRWDEEILRATKELIRLRRSSRALQIGEFLPIHFRGRSLIYTRVHRDEKIVVGINCSSKALKIDLPGIGRLEIGPFSSRVIQ comes from the coding sequence GTGGCGGAAATAGCGGGTGAGGAAGATGTTTTCCACAGGTCATCACTTCTCTACCTCTACCGCTTCGGCGGGAGGATCCATGCCATTCTGCGGGCAAAGGCAGGTTTTATAAAATCCGCCTCTTTCGTGCTTGAAAAACCGAAACGTCTCAAGATACCAATGGTGCGTAAGGCAGAGGGGGTTCCCTTCGACTACTTTGAAGCGGTGGTTCACGGTATCGAGGGCGAACTTGAATACAGGTTCATCATAGACAAGGCCTCGGGGAGTGAGGAACTAGGCCCATTCACTTCATATGCTAGGGAGCTTGAAGCGCCGAACTGGCCCCTTGAGAGCGTCTTCTACCAGATAATGCCGGACCGCTTTGCCGGAGGCTTTGAAAAGTCCAACCTCACCCCTGGAGAGAGGTTTCACGGTGGCGACCTGGTAGGGCTGAGAAACCGCATCGACCACCTTCGGGATCTAGGGATCAACGCCCTCTACCTCACGCCCATCTTCGAATCGATGACATACCACGGCTACGACATCATCGACTACCACAGCGTAGCCGAGAGATTGGGGGGAGATAAGGCCTTCGGGGAGCTTCTCGCGTCACTGAATGGGGCAGGCATCCGGCTCGTTCTGGACGGTGTTTTTCACCACACGAGCTTCTTTCACCCCTGGTTCCAGGACCTAATCAAAAACGGGGAAAAAAGCAGGTACAAGGACTTTTACCGGGTTACGGGCTTCCCTGTCGTTTCTGATGAGTTCATGGAGACCCTCCTCTCGGACGAACCGTGGGTCGAGAAGTACACCAAGCTGAAGAAGCTGGGGTGGAACTACGAGAGCTTCTTCTCGGTCTGGCTGATGCCTAGGTTGAACCACGAGAATCCCGAAGTGAAGAAGTTCGTCACCGAGGTCATGAACTACTGGATTGAAAGGGGTGCAGACGGCTGGAGGCTCGACGTCGCCCACGGTGTTCCTCCGGATTTCTGGGGGGAAATCCGGAAGGGCCTTCCAAGAGAAGCCTATCTGTTCGGCGAGGTCATGGACGATTCAAGGCTCTATCTCTTCGACAAATTCCACGGGGTTATGAACTACGCCCTCTACGATGCCGTGCTGAGGTTCTTCGTTTTTGAGGAGATAACTGCTGAGGAGTTCCTGAACGAACTCGAACTCATCAGCGCCCACTACGGCCCGGCGGAGCACTACGCCTACAACTTCCTGGACAACCACGATACGGAGAGGTTCATCGATCTAGTTGGGGGAGATAAGAGGAGATACCTGTGCGCCCTCACGTTTCTCCTGACGTATAAGGGGATTCCTTCCATATTCTATGGAGACGAGATTGGGCTCGGGGGATCCGGAGAGGGGATGGGCGCCGGAAGAACTCCAATGCCCTGGGATAGGAGTAGGTGGGATGAAGAGATCCTAAGGGCCACCAAGGAACTGATCCGGCTCAGGAGATCGAGCAGGGCCCTTCAGATTGGAGAGTTTCTGCCGATTCATTTCAGAGGCAGGAGCCTAATCTACACCAGGGTTCATCGTGACGAGAAGATCGTTGTCGGAATAAACTGCTCGTCTAAGGCACTGAAGATCGACCTACCAGGTATAGGAAGGCTAGAGATCGGGCCCTTCTCGTCCAGGGTTATACAGTGA
- a CDS encoding extracellular solute-binding protein, with amino-acid sequence MKKGLFTLLLIGILVFGVVASGCIGGGGGGNTTSSPSKTTTTSQSQTTTTSQSKTTTTTTTITKTTTTTAPETTTTTTTAPATTTTTTTTTTTTTTTTQPATTTTTTTSTQGQEVTIVLWHAMGEAEAQTFKDLIAEFEIEHPNIKIQMEYKASLETALKAAIPAGKGPDLFIWAHDWIGKFADGGLLKPIDDYIPADFKDNFVPLAQDAFEYKGHYYGVPFAAETVALIYNKDLVKNPPKNFDEMKQIMEQYNDPDNGKYGIATPVDPYFISGWVHAFGGYYFDDATETPGLDKPETLEGFQFFFNEIWPYMAHSRDYNTQFSIFTDGNAPFMINGPWSISGVKEAGIDFGVEPLPPIEKDGKTYYPRPYGGVKLIYVTANAKDEKMQAIWEFLKWFSTSEDVALTLAFQNGYVPVLQSVSDNPDIQSDPVISGYMKALEHAYLMPKSTKMGSVWGPVDQAITDYIGGKKTLEQALQDAQQQILKAIGG; translated from the coding sequence ATGAAAAAAGGACTGTTTACACTGCTTTTGATTGGAATTTTGGTCTTTGGAGTAGTGGCCAGCGGCTGTATTGGCGGTGGAGGAGGCGGAAACACCACCTCAAGCCCAAGCAAAACCACCACCACAAGCCAGTCCCAGACCACAACCACAAGCCAGAGCAAGACCACTACCACTACAACCACCATCACCAAGACAACCACAACGACCGCACCTGAGACCACCACAACCACGACCACGGCCCCCGCCACGACAACCACTACCACCACAACCACTACAACGACCACGACCACAACCCAGCCCGCGACCACCACAACCACGACCACTAGCACTCAGGGTCAGGAGGTTACAATAGTCCTCTGGCATGCTATGGGTGAGGCTGAGGCTCAAACCTTCAAGGATCTCATTGCAGAATTCGAGATCGAACACCCGAACATAAAGATCCAGATGGAGTACAAGGCCAGCCTCGAAACAGCACTCAAAGCCGCCATCCCAGCAGGAAAAGGCCCCGACCTCTTCATCTGGGCCCACGACTGGATCGGCAAATTCGCCGACGGCGGACTCCTCAAACCAATAGACGATTACATCCCAGCCGACTTCAAGGACAACTTCGTCCCACTCGCCCAAGACGCTTTCGAGTACAAGGGGCACTACTACGGCGTCCCCTTCGCGGCCGAGACCGTCGCCCTCATCTACAACAAGGACCTCGTTAAGAACCCGCCCAAGAACTTTGATGAAATGAAGCAAATCATGGAGCAGTACAACGATCCAGACAACGGCAAGTACGGAATAGCCACTCCCGTCGACCCATACTTCATCTCAGGATGGGTCCACGCCTTCGGCGGCTACTACTTCGACGACGCCACCGAAACCCCCGGCCTCGACAAGCCCGAAACCCTCGAAGGCTTCCAGTTCTTCTTCAACGAAATCTGGCCATACATGGCCCACAGCAGGGACTACAACACCCAATTCAGCATCTTCACCGACGGAAACGCGCCGTTCATGATCAACGGCCCGTGGAGCATTTCAGGAGTCAAGGAAGCAGGCATTGACTTCGGCGTCGAACCGCTCCCGCCGATAGAGAAGGACGGTAAGACTTACTACCCGAGGCCCTACGGTGGCGTTAAGCTGATCTACGTTACTGCCAACGCTAAAGACGAGAAGATGCAAGCCATCTGGGAGTTCCTCAAGTGGTTCTCGACGAGCGAGGACGTTGCCCTGACTCTCGCCTTCCAGAACGGTTACGTGCCGGTTCTTCAGAGCGTCTCTGACAATCCGGACATTCAGAGTGATCCAGTGATAAGCGGTTACATGAAGGCTCTCGAGCACGCTTACCTGATGCCGAAGAGCACCAAGATGGGTTCTGTCTGGGGTCCGGTTGACCAGGCCATCACAGACTACATCGGCGGCAAGAAAACCCTCGAACAAGCCCTCCAAGACGCCCAACAACAAATACTCAAAGCCATCGGTGGATGA
- a CDS encoding carbohydrate ABC transporter permease, translated as MKKSTTAALMLITPGIVAFLFFNIYPIVYSIYIAFTNAQLGNFPVQTPNAPHLKFVGLENFRWALNDPGFRSAFLWTWVFVATSVTLKVLAGILLSVLYNSKYVIGKSLYRALLIIPWALPLLFSITVWRFMFDPVLGPVNIILRDIGVSNPPDWMNNAFYGFIALNIIEVWLAYPFMMTVITSALQSVPDILVEAAIIDGANYWQRLTKVVIPIVSKPIAFSTILTSAASFQYFMVPFLYNGSLFQDRFLLLYGYQKAFGASIPHYGKAAAVLFIATIILAIYMYVSMKITKLQEGAS; from the coding sequence ATGAAGAAGAGCACCACCGCCGCTCTGATGCTCATAACTCCAGGTATCGTGGCATTCCTGTTTTTCAACATCTACCCCATAGTTTACTCCATCTACATCGCCTTTACAAACGCCCAGCTGGGCAACTTCCCGGTACAGACACCCAACGCACCCCATCTAAAGTTTGTGGGGCTTGAGAACTTCAGATGGGCCCTCAACGACCCGGGCTTCCGCTCGGCGTTCCTCTGGACATGGGTCTTCGTGGCAACGAGCGTTACCCTCAAGGTTCTCGCAGGAATACTGCTGTCCGTCCTATACAACAGCAAGTACGTCATCGGCAAGTCCCTCTACAGGGCCCTCCTTATAATCCCCTGGGCGCTCCCGCTTCTGTTCTCGATAACCGTCTGGCGCTTCATGTTTGACCCCGTTCTGGGGCCCGTCAACATAATCCTGCGCGATATAGGGGTCTCAAATCCTCCCGACTGGATGAACAACGCCTTCTACGGCTTTATAGCCCTAAACATAATCGAAGTCTGGCTGGCGTACCCGTTTATGATGACGGTGATAACGTCGGCCCTCCAGAGCGTTCCGGACATACTGGTGGAGGCCGCCATAATAGACGGTGCCAACTACTGGCAGAGGCTCACCAAGGTTGTCATCCCCATAGTCAGCAAGCCCATAGCCTTCTCCACGATACTCACGAGCGCGGCCAGCTTCCAGTACTTCATGGTGCCGTTCCTCTACAACGGTTCCCTGTTCCAGGACAGGTTCCTGCTCCTGTACGGCTACCAGAAGGCCTTCGGTGCCTCAATACCGCACTACGGTAAGGCAGCCGCGGTTCTGTTCATAGCCACCATAATCCTCGCCATCTACATGTACGTCAGCATGAAGATAACCAAGCTCCAGGAGGGTGCCAGCTGA
- a CDS encoding sugar ABC transporter permease has protein sequence MKIGVDFNFKNRREVLKAAGITLLAILVMAVILFPVYYMFTISLKPQGTIASTSIDLIPDKVTLENYREIVVGHKEVTVKGKIFNITSEGGKLIGTDYTIEYTGGTLWGKSYINSQFNLKYVSDMKIEGANKTVQNGQERYVKGKFASMNAKEIDSSVGVIGKVYLKAKEVKITVENPEKSRISLKGLTKVGNNTYIGRDVTLKLPGRVRIDSKSGKLEVKDFYFVLVNKVGGQFLGYLKRSLIIATLTVILTLIFVIPAAYAFSRLKFFGREHVLYFYLMFTQVSGGLGIAGLVALYGMLVKLGLTDNLYVLPFIYAAGSVPFNTWLLKSYLDSISTDFDEAALVDGASYLQIIRHVLLPMALPGIATVSIFAFIGGWTELIIANLLLSEKNYPLTVWLFSMLNDLRNVSWNQFSAAALLFALPVFIMFLLAQNYIKSGLTVGGLKE, from the coding sequence ATGAAGATCGGAGTTGATTTTAACTTCAAAAACAGGAGGGAAGTCCTTAAGGCCGCAGGAATTACCCTGCTGGCCATACTGGTGATGGCGGTAATACTCTTCCCGGTCTACTACATGTTCACAATCTCCCTAAAACCGCAGGGAACCATAGCATCCACTTCAATAGACCTGATACCAGACAAGGTGACCCTCGAAAACTACAGGGAGATAGTCGTCGGACACAAAGAGGTCACCGTCAAGGGAAAGATCTTCAACATAACGAGTGAGGGGGGAAAACTCATAGGCACGGACTACACGATAGAGTACACTGGCGGTACCCTCTGGGGCAAGTCCTACATCAACTCCCAGTTCAATCTCAAATACGTGAGCGACATGAAGATCGAGGGGGCCAACAAGACAGTCCAGAACGGCCAGGAAAGATACGTAAAAGGCAAGTTCGCTTCGATGAACGCCAAAGAGATCGATTCCAGTGTGGGTGTCATCGGCAAAGTGTACCTGAAGGCCAAGGAGGTCAAGATAACCGTTGAGAATCCCGAGAAGAGCAGGATATCCCTGAAGGGCCTCACAAAGGTAGGAAACAACACCTACATCGGCAGGGACGTCACCCTCAAGCTCCCAGGAAGGGTCAGGATAGACTCCAAATCCGGGAAGCTCGAAGTCAAGGACTTCTACTTCGTCCTGGTGAACAAAGTCGGCGGACAGTTCCTCGGCTACCTCAAAAGGAGCCTCATCATAGCCACCCTGACGGTCATACTGACGCTGATCTTCGTCATACCAGCGGCCTACGCGTTCTCAAGGCTCAAGTTCTTCGGAAGGGAGCACGTGCTGTACTTCTACCTGATGTTCACCCAGGTCTCGGGAGGTCTTGGAATAGCGGGGCTTGTCGCGTTGTACGGAATGCTCGTCAAGCTCGGCCTCACGGACAATCTCTACGTCCTGCCCTTTATCTACGCCGCCGGAAGCGTTCCCTTCAACACCTGGCTCCTCAAGAGCTACCTCGACTCGATAAGCACGGACTTCGACGAGGCGGCCTTAGTAGACGGCGCCAGCTACCTCCAGATCATAAGGCACGTCCTCCTCCCGATGGCCCTGCCGGGTATAGCCACAGTATCGATCTTCGCCTTCATCGGCGGCTGGACGGAGCTTATCATAGCGAACCTCCTGCTCTCAGAGAAGAACTACCCGCTCACAGTTTGGCTCTTCAGCATGCTCAACGACCTGAGAAACGTTTCATGGAACCAGTTCTCAGCGGCGGCGCTTCTCTTCGCACTGCCGGTATTCATAATGTTCCTCCTGGCCCAGAACTACATAAAGAGCGGTCTGACGGTTGGAGGTCTGAAGGAGTGA